gaaaaaaagtattttttatgagcttgagtattggtgtacaaacaaattaaaacacaatatagatgtcatgcatgttgagaagaatgtgtgtgatagtctccttggcaccatcttagacagtgataaatctaaggacaccactaatgccagacatgatttgaaaaagatgggtgtgagagaatcattgtggatttatgaagatgagaatgggcagctgatgaagccgcacgctccttatgtattaactccggcgcagaggcaacagttttgtcagtttataaaaggagttagatttccagatggtttttgttcaaatttgaagaagaaagtgtctgagaatgatacaaatattcttgggttgaagtcacacgattgtcatgtgataatgcaacgattactttcgCTCGGTGTTCGtaagtttcttccaaaatctatatcgaccactattgcagaattgtgcaatttcttcaggcaaatatgttcgaggactttaaatgttaaagatatggaggaagcacaaaatgatcttattcagatattgtgcaagatggagttcatttttcctccagctttttttgacataatgattcatttggtattgcatttgccagaagaagcaatattgggtggtccggtatttatgaggtggatgtatccttttgaaagatacatgaaaaaattaaagaattatgtgggaaataaagctcgccctgaagggtcgatcgccgaaggctatgttgcagacgaggctttgaccttttgttcaatgtatttcaaaggcattgaaacaagatttaaccgtcttgatcgaaatgaagatgcaacttatatcccacgaaatcttgcagttttccaatctcaatgtcgtccactcacaaagggaactttgaagactctcgatcataagactcgtgaaatagctgagtggttcatacttgagaattctcctgaaattgagccttatttagagtaagtttattctcgtataaattagaacatgtgtggttattatcatttttttgttatcaagaattgtaacactattctaattaacagtgaacacctacaagagattaaacaaaaatacccagatggtgatcatgatcgtttgcataggaaaaattttcgttcgtggtttcataaaaaggtagctttgaactttgaactttgaacagtgattttattaatgatatattttgtgaatctaatatcattctatgtatttagatatatgacctgcacaagcttgggtctttggataacggtgatgaactgttagctttagcatctgggtcagatcatttgtcaacattttaccaaggttgtatagtcaatggtgttcgatttattgcacacgatcgagacaaaaagcgcaccacacagaataTTGGAGTGTCGGCTGCCGGAACCGAAGGTTTTAATTTTTACGGCACGCTTGAAGAAGTGGTGATactttctttcactggtgcatattcagtggcattatttcggtgcaaatggtttaatacaaatccaagaatgaagaaaacagtcattgaaaataatgtcactagtataaacgtcaatggcgaatggtacaaagatgagccgtacatacttgctactcaagctaagcaagttttctatctcgatgatttacttagaggtcttgattggaaagttgtagaagatgtgaatcatcgacagatttgggacattaaggacaattctgatgaggttaatgatgttattgatgttgtacatgaaacaagttcatcaaattttttgttgactgtggacctcggagagttgattatgcaatctgatcaacctgctgcatatgttggagctgatgaagatggtgacgacgaagttgatatgtcagaacatgaggacgttgcagatgcagaagatgaattggttgttgaactttgtgaagatgaaaatgtttCTCCGATTACtaatggaaatgatagtgattactctgtttagtttttttctatttgtgtaacagaactatgtatttaaatataatgaagtgtttttttgtaattataatataagatatttgagctttgtgaagatgaaaatgtatctccgattactgatggaaatgatagtgattactctgtttagtttttttctatttgtgtaacagaactatgtatttaaatataatgaagtgtttttttgtaattataatataagatatttgagctttgtgaagatgaaaatgtatctccgattactgatggaaatgatagtgattactctgtttagtttttttctatttgtgtaacagaactatgtatttaaatataatgaagttttttttgtaattattattattatgaattcaatgtgatatacttctctttaatgctaattactaactaataaattttaaattgaagtataatgtcagctgatatagctacttatcatggcggagatggtgggggtcaagacccgccagatccttctagggtaccaacatcttgcgagtcaggttaaatattgcatatcaaaattatttttagaaattatattgttagataaatataacatcaatactaatactgattattgttaataaattttaaagccccgtcgacgagaagaaaaggtcgtggccctgctagtaataatgttcttgaagaacgaaggaaaaaagctgggaaaccattggatctagagcttgatcctgtgaccaacaaagtggttgggcaggaggatcaagcttttattcgcatgttgggaaCTCTAGTTTCCATGTTGTGTCCGgggcattatttggattttgctgatgtacctcaacagtttaaggatcaagtgcttgatcgtatgagggtaaaaaaattacaaatcttgtacttttcattatttaattccattatttacaagttatctaatattttttttcctaatgcagtattactataatatagacggtcatccacaacgtgagtcagttctggcaactctcaacaaggagatgggggaaagatatc
This genomic interval from Humulus lupulus chromosome 8, drHumLupu1.1, whole genome shotgun sequence contains the following:
- the LOC133793537 gene encoding uncharacterized protein LOC133793537; the encoded protein is MQRLLSLGVRKFLPKSISTTIAELCNFFRQICSRTLNVKDMEEAQNDLIQILCKMEFIFPPAFFDIMIHLVLHLPEEAILGGPVFMRWMYPFERYMKKLKNYVGNKARPEGSIAEGYVADEALTFCSMYFKGIETRFNRLDRNEDATYIPRNLAVFQSQCRPLTKGTLKTLDHKTREIAEWFILENSPEIEPYLDEHLQEIKQKYPDGDHDRLHRKNFRSWFHKKIYDLHKLGSLDNGDELLALASGSDHLSTFYQGCIVNGVRFIAHDRDKKRTTQNIGV